The segment ACGTAAAAGGCttgcagtagatcctattgcgagCACGGCATTCAAGTATCATATAATAATACAACAGAGTGTGGAGATGGATTCGTATTGCATGAAAAACGAATGAAGCGAGCTAAGCGAGGTGAAGGTCGATTAAAGACCGCCTGtacgtgttgagaattaaggacaAATTCTTCAGCTACAGCCTGATAAACGTGTAAGCATCGATGAACGACAAACCCGATTATGATAAAGAGGAGCTCTATGATATTCTCTTTATGaccgttcatttagttactaatgcggtactagcattgtagcaccgtaactacaaaagatacagcattactttattcagcaaaattctagataataactaattctacaaatgtcccatatacaactttgtcaaattttgcttggctgagacggtgctgtcaaatgaatgtgaattgagtcaaagtgatcgtgccatccctgattggaaacaacatttcgacgtaagtggtgaacaagatggaactgTTAACAGAAACAGGGTAACAACAAAGAATGATGGACAGCTGgaaatccaccaactttggtCCTAGTGAAATAGGCAGCTAGTATGGACGAGAAGAGAAGCCTGATCACAAACGATTGCGAGATAAACAAGAGGTGGAAGCAGCTCTTCAAGATTAACATATGAGAAGAAAGTAATTTAGCAGCACCAACCTCAAAGAGATTAAATGAAAAGTCGGGTTGCTGACGACCAACAGAATCGCCGGTTTGGCCCGTCTATCATTAGAGCTGCATGAAAACGGCAGTTACATTGGATAATTCCAACAACCCGAGGAGTGTATGAAAAGACCCGTTTGGCCGGGCTCGTTGGACTTCAAAATTTGTGGTTTAACAGTTTTTTTCAGCAAATAAGTTTGTCGCATTTCGGTAAACACGTGAAAAGGAAAGTACGTACTGAAATaacaattttatattttacatCCATAACATTTAACATGCAttagggtaatcaacctattttggaccccatcagcagctgtacataatttggatacttccatttgattttgctgtaagtgtccaaattatgtacagctgctaaaggggtccaaaatacgttggttaccctacagtAATTTACAGGTATGAGTAGATTAAATTAGACTTCCTGTGTCGCCAAAAGTGCGAGGTGGTGACTTTGACTGCATTTTGCTAGAACTCGACGCTCCCAGGTCACGTCCCGTGACGCAGGTGATGGTCGGAATATTGCACCCTTGAAGCGAGAATCCCTGATATTCGGCAACGGTTGGTTTGATGGGTGATTCAAGGAGCAGCGCGCGAGGCGAATCTTCATCGAGAATGTTTCCTCCACCGGCGAGAGGGACGCTATCTGTTGGATTATCAGTTTGCAGCGGAAGCTGAGAAAGTTTTTCCTCGCGATCTTTCACTATCAGCGGATCGAACTCCTCCAAGTCAAATTTATTTATCGTCGGATGTGTCGTTACCGTTACAGCCGCAGGTTTCGTTTCGAGCAGATCTTCTGCCACACTATTTTCTCCACTATGATCCGAGAAATCAAAATCATAATTGATATTCCTGATTCCTCGAATAAAACTGTGCGCTAAATCGTCGGGAGTTGCGATTTCGTCTAAAGACTGAGTGTCAAACACCTTGTTATAATCAAAAACAGGTGATGCTGATAGTAGGTCCGTTGAGTTGCTCGCGCTCATACCAGAAAATGGAGAAGCAACAGGAACATCCTTTTCTCCTTCAACAGAAACAAACGGAACGGCAAGTGCATCTGAGAGATTTTTAACCAAATCATCAAAATTAGTCGACGCTGAAGAACTCGCCTCTGCGGTATTTTTTTGCTTAGAGTCGTTATATTCCACATCGCCCACCTTGATAGCTGTTACTAAGTTTGACTGAAAATGACCACCGTCGATCGGGAGCTGACTGCTGGTAGGATTTGAATGTGCGTTGCGTTTCTCTAGTCGACGCGGGGTACGGATTGGTTTAAGCACTAAAGGAGTGCGTTCCAAAACGTCGGCTACCTTGCGGCTGATTTCATTCTATAAGTATAAACCATGTGTTAccaactaaaactaaaactagGGCATATACATACATTAAAGCTGTCCATATCATCACTTAGCAGCGCCACGTTTCTTAAAATCTCTTCATTGCGATCCCCGAGGCCTTTCAAAGTTTTCATATTTTCCGAAATCAGATGTAAGCTCTCACACGCCATCAGTGCACTTTCCCATGCTGAAGGGCCAGTTTTTTCTCCCGCCATAAGACCATTAAATTCCTCCGATGACATAGAAAGCGATTCGGAGGTCATGTTTTCAATGAAGGAAATGGCACAGCAAAGATTGGTGAAGTAGTAACCGCCTTCGCCGCTCATCAACCGCGTTGCGTAGCTGAATCGCGTTATGTAATTTATGTTACTGTGCAGCCGCACTGGATTGGCTTTTAAAACAACAAATATCAAGGCAGGCAGAAATTCATCTGCACTAGCAGGACCTCCAACAGACTGTTGTAGCAAGGTGAAAATATTGCGGCAGCAGCGAATAATGCATTCCAGTTTTTCCTGCAAAGCGTATTTATAGGATTTAGAAAAGCATTGTCATATATTTTTTCAACCTACCTGTGGCGAATGAAAAGAATCCATCGACACCAGTTCCGTGATAGCAGTATATACAAGATCTCGAACTTCTGAATTTACTTCGTCTATGCTACACACCAAATGTTTTGCATTAATCCAGTTGAGCTGCCGAATACGCTTCTGGATTTGCGAATCCTTTTCTTCATCGTTGGTGCTAGGTGGTGAAAATAATCGTCCATGGTTCATTGTCATGATGCATTTCTCGAAAAAATCTAGCGCTTGATCTTTGGTTTCTTGAGATACGTTggcaaattttgaattttctacaTTCATGTACTCCTGAAATTTGATATAACCATTTTGGACAAATTCTGAAACTTCCTCTATGCTGCTCTCAGAATGTCTTTTGCGTATTTTCTGATCTAGCATTTcgataaaatatttcaattcTCGTTTTGCAGCGTCTTCTATTTTTAGAGCTTTAAGTGCTTCGTGGTATTCTTGTTCGAGCTTATCGATAGGCTGGCGGCTATGATGTTGTCGAGATGGTTTCTCAATGATTTCTTTAGTGGGTGTGGTCTTCTTAAGGAGATCCATCAAgtttcgtttctttttcttGTCCTCTTCTTTATGGGCCGACCCTGGTTTTAACAATTGGCCATGACTCATTCTGGCATGATGATCCACTTGTAGTTGTTGATGATGGCTAACCTGTTGATAGGATTCTGGTTTGCGCCCCCCCGGATGATTCGTTAATTTCGTAGGGCGATATTCTGAAACGTTATGATTGATAATTTTTGCCTTGAACTTTCCACTGATAAACTTTGATCTTACGTTTAATATGCCGCTCCTTAATCGTGCGTTCGCGATAACATTTGGAACACAGTCCGTTCCACTGTGCATTGCCATAAAATCCGCAGCCATTGAGGCACTGCAAATCCTTCTGCTGAATACGAGGTTTTTTGAttgaaaacatttttggtttttgttgaTACTAGTACAGAAAACTTTATAGCACTTATCAATTTATGCGCATGTTACTTGTCCTATCACAAATATTATAATTTAGGAAACGAATTCACAGCGTAATATCGAGAAAAATCGATTAAGTGAAATTTGCGTACAAAAACACAGCAATTATTGTTGACGAAGAGCCAAGGtgtcaaaatcaaaacaagaccaaaGACTACACATCACAAGATTGCGGACAATTTATGTTTACACGTCACCAGAAATTTAGTCAGCCGTAAGGTAAAAAGACACGTAAAAATATAATTCGAAAGGAAGCCAGTTACCCGcataatcaaaaactattgaaaTAACGGTGGGtacaaggggtcggacactcagcacatagtgccccggcactgcagagatatcaaacggcacacctctaaagccttataaaaataacatttacagggctttacacacctccggttcaattttacatatgaaatgggagcactgccagttgtcaaaatcatctcgcacggttgccagatctatcagattttaacgaatttaacaaatcttgcaattcggcactttcggtacagcatcggcacagctcggttcgtttcaagtcgcctaacataaaaacggctgtgccgagtgaccgaccccttgggtgGGTATTATAAATGTATTGTATGAGCAATAGTTACTGTTCTTGATAAAgttgtaccgtggacccccgttcgtttgaccgtttttaatctgaacactttttaatttgaaccccgttggtttgcacgacgtgcaaattaaaaatggttcaaacgtcattctcaatacgacatcatttacttatgcagacaatgcacataaacacgatttgtttgtgctgatctagcgtgtttaatctgtttcacattgcgttttcccaacgatcatggtagaaatccgatccgagaatgaaatattcgctgcttgcaactgccaactgaatcaaaccaccaaaacaataacaaagagcagagcagccagttcacacaagttccagcatatttagggttaccagttgttcaaattaaaaactaaccccgttagtttgcatgaggaatcgttcaaacgaacgggggtccactgtattatgccgcgttgtcaaaacttgcgtgaaaacaaaaactaaaatacttccttctctttttttcccgcacaaaaaccaatgcgcgttatctacatACAAGcaagtattcgcgactacgatactaaaagagattttaagcctgttcgcactcacacgaaatcctataggtcgcgttgtcaaaacttgcgtgaaaacaaaaacaaaaatactttcttctcttttttcctcggacaaaaaccaaacaattatgagcaactttgtaatcgcgaattatgtttagcgggaagcaaatttcctctctggtctccaagacgaaaattatttacattaatatccttaagcctagtatcgacctgaaaagaaatgggtaaaaagataggccaagaaatgctaaagaaaagattttctttTTGCGATTTCTTTATCAGTATGCTCttcacaagaaatattgtttcactttcagatggggcagttttacatgcaagtgaattgaaacgtcacttttccgtacggaataatatccggcgcaattattaccccaagaaaaaatgacagataagtgcttgccttgcagttgtcaaaatttgttcggtaaatagcaggattttttcttgagttattttcttttc is part of the Sabethes cyaneus chromosome 2, idSabCyanKW18_F2, whole genome shotgun sequence genome and harbors:
- the LOC128734879 gene encoding rab5 GDP/GTP exchange factor, giving the protein MFSIKKPRIQQKDLQCLNGCGFYGNAQWNGLCSKCYRERTIKERHIKQYRPTKLTNHPGGRKPESYQQVSHHQQLQVDHHARMSHGQLLKPGSAHKEEDKKKKRNLMDLLKKTTPTKEIIEKPSRQHHSRQPIDKLEQEYHEALKALKIEDAAKRELKYFIEMLDQKIRKRHSESSIEEVSEFVQNGYIKFQEYMNVENSKFANVSQETKDQALDFFEKCIMTMNHGRLFSPPSTNDEEKDSQIQKRIRQLNWINAKHLVCSIDEVNSEVRDLVYTAITELVSMDSFHSPQEKLECIIRCCRNIFTLLQQSVGGPASADEFLPALIFVVLKANPVRLHSNINYITRFSYATRLMSGEGGYYFTNLCCAISFIENMTSESLSMSSEEFNGLMAGEKTGPSAWESALMACESLHLISENMKTLKGLGDRNEEILRNVALLSDDMDSFNNEISRKVADVLERTPLVLKPIRTPRRLEKRNAHSNPTSSQLPIDGGHFQSNLVTAIKVGDVEYNDSKQKNTAEASSSASTNFDDLVKNLSDALAVPFVSVEGEKDVPVASPFSGMSASNSTDLLSASPVFDYNKVFDTQSLDEIATPDDLAHSFIRGIRNINYDFDFSDHSGENSVAEDLLETKPAAVTVTTHPTINKFDLEEFDPLIVKDREEKLSQLPLQTDNPTDSVPLAGGGNILDEDSPRALLLESPIKPTVAEYQGFSLQGCNIPTITCVTGRDLGASSSSKMQSKSPPRTFGDTGSLI